GGCTCAATTTCCCaaaacattcacataaaaattgaaactaataATCTGGTCTTCCAAACACCACAAAGATCATCACgtaaaaagatgttgaagtgggaaaacaaaagaaacttACCTTTATTTGTTCGAGAAGACTTAGATCAGAAGGAAAAGAATTTAATGTTGAACCATCAGGATGCCTGTAAGTAACACCCAACTGAATTTCTGATAGATCTGACAGCACATCTAGTTTTGTCAGGTTTAGAGAAGCAAATCCATTTATTTGACAGCAGTATCTTAGTGCAACTATGTCTAGCCAACCACAGCGACGCGGGCGTCCAGTAGTTGTACCAAACTCCTGCCCAGCAGAACGAAGAAGATCGCCATATTCGCCCATGAGTTCTGTTGGGAAAGGACCAGAACCAACTCTTGTCGTATATGCCTTAACCTGCAGGAAAAGCATCAATTAAAACAGCTCAATATTTGCTGCTCTGTGCATAAAGTGCGATAAATGCAGACTGAAGGACCATGCAGTCAATTGATTCCTAAGAGCTAGTTGATATGAGGATCATATTCTTATGGCTAAAATCTGGGTTTATCACACGTTTAGCTAATTGACGATGATAGATGTACAGCAATAAGTTTTAGGAAAGATAAAACTGTTCTTCATTCTTCAGTATAAAAGGACAAAaattcttttaagaaaataaatcgAGTTTGCTTACCACACCAACAAGATCACCGACAACTCTGGGAGCAATTCCAAGACCTGTGCAGATTCCACCAGCTGATGGACTGGATGAAGTGACAAAAGGGTATGTCCCAAAATCGATATCCAGCATAGTTGCCTGACCACCTTCTACCAAAATCTTCTTTTTCTGAGATATAGCATCATTCATGAAGTGCACAGTATCTGTAACGAAAGGTTCCAACCTCTCAGCAAATTTCTTATAGCGTTCCACTTCCTCCCTGAGCATGTCAGGGCAATACTTAAAACCTTGGAATCTTGAAGCGGCATCTGATAATAAAAGATCAAGCTTTTGGGGGAATGTGTCCATATGCCTTAAATCACTAACCCTTATGCCATTTCGAATAACCTTGCTTGAATAGGAAGGCCCAATGCCTCTCTTGGTGGTACCAATAAAGGACTTATCTAGCTCAGCTTCTCTAAGCCCATCTACTTCTTGGTGAAAATCAAATAACAAGTGAGCACGATCTGATACCAAaatccttccttgacaagaaaCTCCATTAGATTCAAGATTGTCAATTTCATTAAAAAGTCCTGGTAGATGTACCACGACTCCGTtaccaataacacataaagTTTCCTCATTGAGAATCCCTGAAGGGACAAGGTGCAGAGCAAACTTCTTCCCCTCAGAATTGTAAATAGTGTGCCCAGCATTGGCTCCTCCCTTACAACCAAAAACATTATTGAAAAGCTCAGCTAGCATAGTTAACAAGTTTATCTATCCCAAGCAATATAAAGTAAAGTAGAATGGTAGGATgagaaataaatagaaacaacaatttaaaacaaaatggtATAGATGAGAAATATATATGaacattatacaaaaaatatttgatctTTCACCTAAAGACATGACTTAGGTCATTGGGTTGAGAACCCTGAACTCTAATTTTCAAATCTCTTGTAGTTGAAAACAGTATGTGATTTCACCGTATTTGTCCAAGCCTTGGTAGATAGAGTTATGAGGTAGTTCCAGCAGGTACCAAATGGGAGCAATCAAGTGATCGAAAAGTAATACGAGGAAAATTTTCTCTTTCAACTCTACACTCTGCCTCTGTTTCTACAGATACACTtgcatcaaaaaaaataatacgaGGAAACTCTAGAATCAAAAGAAACTATGATCCTAAGGTATCACTAGGGCTTCTTTTGGAGGCCTCTTGAATCCTAACTCACCCACTTACTGAAACCAAGCATATCTAACAAAAAATTCCAAATAATGAAGCAAATACTGTTCTTGATTTGGCCTAAAGTATACTCTAAGATGCTAACTATACAGTATGAGTGTTATTTAACGGTTATAGGAAGTTATCGCTCGGACACAAACTCATATAGCACCCAAGGCTGTGGCCTAGTTCTAATTTCAGCAGAGacaaaacactaggtgatttcttctaGCGGGACAGAGTTGCTGGTATCCCGTTGAATTAATCGAAATGATAATACCAATAATGAACTCATTTAAATATACCTGACAACGAGCAACAATATCAAAATGCTTAGCCAATATATCAACGAGCTTTCCCTTTCCTTCATCACCCCATTGACAACCCAGCACGCCTGATACCTGACTCAGTGACTCAATTCGACTCAGTCCTGACTCGTTGACCCCTTGACGATCCACTACTGAGGCAAGCGGATTTTTCGAACAAACTATCATTGAAGAAGCCTTCTTCTTCCTTTGCTGGAACTGAATGAGCCTACAACTATTGGTCCCATTGTAACCGATGGTCCCACTCCGGTGACTCACCTTCGCCGTCGCTGTAGCTTTCGCCGTTGTGATTGAGCTGGCATCAAGCCTCATGGTTGACATGTTCATGGTGGCGGCACCGGGCGGCGTGCGGTTGCGCTGTGCACAGAGAGGAGGAAAAATGTGTTTTCAGGGTTTAGGTTCAGGAGAATTGTTAGGTGGAGAGCATGGGACCAATTCACTACGTTAgagaataataatatattcataggTACACtctcatttttaattattaatctcgaattaatttgtaaattacttaactttaaaatatatatcaaacaaaatattttcaacgtGAATCTAGATTAATCAAACatccaaacatatatataattcaaaagaattttttttcaattattctcCTTTTGTAATATCTTTTATGTGTGTGTACCTTTTTACTGAatgtgatttcttttttttttataatcgaTTCTATTTAACTTCTAATTATAgtacaacaacatatccagtgAAATCTCACAAGTGTAATATGTAACCTCTAATTGTAAACaagtctaattattttaaattaacatGAGATAAGAAACCAATATTACATAATGTAATTGGCAACAAGTATTTATTCTATTTAAAATCAATGATAACATATCTAGTATATTCCACAAGTGAAGTCTAAGAAAGGTAATGTGCATGCAACCTCACTTCTGTCTTGTGAAAGATAGAGACGTTTCATCCCAATTTTAAaccaaattcatattttaacttCCCCACCGCATCTATTTTATTCCAAAAAACAATCatccaacaacaatttattACCACAAGAATGTCAATAAATCGTCTATCTATGAGATAGGGATAAGGTATGTGTAATGTTTATGCATGAATTATCATTACAAAGAATGCATCCTATTTAATTTAGTGTTGTCATTTCCAGATTCTGCATCAGTGTCGAAACAAGACTTCATTATTGTAGCAATGGAATCTACAGCTGCAATACCGCACTCTTTTAGCCTTCAGAGACGCTGCTTTTCTCACCTTCAAAGTATAAAAGTTAATCAGACTACAAATTACATTGCTAAGTTAAGTAAGAAATAAACTCTCAGCAGGGTCGAGTAATCCAAGAAACGCGGAGAGTCTAATCTGTAAGCATAGCAAATTGAGGTTTGGTGATAACATCGAGCGAAGCATTTCTTACCTGTTGATATAGCAATATTGCAGACGAAGAGAAGTACATCTGGGGCTGCAAAGGAAACAAGCGGTATCAGTAATGGTTATATACGTGAATTGTGATGCAGCAGAAAACACATTGATGAAAGAAGGTACCACAGTCACCTTAGTATCACTAAGTTTGCTAGTAGTTCCAGATATTTCATTTTACAGGCACAGGCAGGTAGCCATGAGCCATTTACTGAGACACAAAGGAAAAAGGGGTATAAGTCGGCTCCAATACCAGTGGCTAtaggatgaatagaatatttaAGTAGAGGCAATCGAATGAATATATATGTTGCATCTGAAAGGAACAAGTGCTCTCTAAAATATGGTATGCTCCAACAGTAAAGAATAATTTAGAATGGGCAAGTCATTACTGCACGTGTAGAACAAATGTAATATTGCAAGTCCAGTGAAATTTTAAAGCTAACACGATGACTTCCCCTACGTACAATTGCAGATTCACACTGAAGTTAATGATCCTATAGTTAACTAGTCCAGCTTCAACTTCTGATAGATCAGGTACCAGAACTCAGATTGTAAGAAAAGTGCTAACAATTGAACCATTGGTTCTCTGACAACTAGGATATACCAAATGTTAATATAATCCAGAACAATTCGAATTTATATTCACAAACCTCAAAAATGACAAGCGACTCTGCCATATCTACATTTCAGGAAGATATATGATCTCACAGGTTAAATAATGCTCCCTATAAACAAGGCACAAGGAAGAGCTAAAACAGATAAGCTGCACAAAAAAGACAGAAGGCGGCGGGATCAACAATTTAGCTAAAGCTTTGCAATAGATAAAGCACGAGTTATGAGATGGTAAGGATAACAAAATAATTACTAAGCAGATCAAGGACATAATCTTACTTGAGCATCAAAGTCCTCAAAGATTACAGAGAGCAGCATCAAAAGTGTTTTTAGTTTCTGGTGCTGTACGTCATCTTCTGATT
The sequence above is a segment of the Solanum lycopersicum chromosome 10, SLM_r2.1 genome. Coding sequences within it:
- the LOC101258802 gene encoding adenylosuccinate synthetase, chloroplastic, giving the protein MNMSTMRLDASSITTAKATATAKVSHRSGTIGYNGTNSCRLIQFQQRKKKASSMIVCSKNPLASVVDRQGVNESGLSRIESLSQVSGVLGCQWGDEGKGKLVDILAKHFDIVARCQGGANAGHTIYNSEGKKFALHLVPSGILNEETLCVIGNGVVVHLPGLFNEIDNLESNGVSCQGRILVSDRAHLLFDFHQEVDGLREAELDKSFIGTTKRGIGPSYSSKVIRNGIRVSDLRHMDTFPQKLDLLLSDAASRFQGFKYCPDMLREEVERYKKFAERLEPFVTDTVHFMNDAISQKKKILVEGGQATMLDIDFGTYPFVTSSSPSAGGICTGLGIAPRVVGDLVGVVKAYTTRVGSGPFPTELMGEYGDLLRSAGQEFGTTTGRPRRCGWLDIVALRYCCQINGFASLNLTKLDVLSDLSEIQLGVTYRHPDGSTLNSFPSDLSLLEQIKVEYEVLPGWKTDISSIRKYSDLPKAAREYVERIEELVGVPIHYIGIGPGRDALIYK